The Solea solea chromosome 19, fSolSol10.1, whole genome shotgun sequence genome has a window encoding:
- the trim32 gene encoding E3 ubiquitin-protein ligase TRIM32 — translation MMASPCFPLDPDLMREVLECPICLETYNQEQMRPKLLQCGHTVCRQCLEKLLANTINGVRCPFCSKVSRMSSISQLADNLTVLKILDCTISCSAAAAALMCKACCNRLPRQYCHDCATVLCEFCKGEGHLQEGHTVQPIRVAAEQRRKELGGKMSALRNIMGDIQKKKTSVESISKALRLKYRAVQQDYSTAELCFQEELSRARRTFTASMTEVEKLNGQVLEEQTYLLNIAEVKLVSRYDYLTMRVRQSDIALLKDDGGGSDDEDLDLRSSLPTTFQLQEPELVQAEHSKPLQVGHLATNTYTVNTDHEESGLEIGLEGDVEGVAGAAGATSGAMEARVDIYRDIDMTTVVEEAIYGSPGSFKSKSLDAAGGSPRGTEASAGPPVCQYLKKMGSKGTLPGMFNLPVSICVTSQGEVLVTDRGNYRVQIFNRKGFHREIRRNASSIDNFVLSFLGADLPNLIPLSIAVTNQGLIGVTDSYDNSVKVYTMDGHCVACHKNQLIKPWGITAMPSGQFVVSDVEGGKLWCLAVDRSAGVVSCSRLCSAVRPKFVTCDAAGTVYFTQGLALNFEKRHNEPHLEGGFSIGSVGTDGQLGKQLSHFFSEAEDFRCITGMCVDANGDLLVTDSGRREILQFPKEGGFKILIQDGLTCPVGVATTQKGQLLVLDCWDHCIKVFSYIQRRHSSIS, via the coding sequence ATGATGGCATCACCATGTTTTCCACTGGACCCAGATCTAATGAGGGAGGTACTTGAATGTCCAATCTGCCTCGAGACCTACAATCAGGAACAAATGAGACCGAAACTCCTGCAGTGTGGTCACACAGTGTGCCGACAATGTCTGGAGAAGCTGTTGGCTAATACAATCAACGGTGTCCGCTGCCCCTTCTGTAGCAAAGTCTCCCGCATGAGCAGTATCTCTCAGCTGGCTGATAATCTCACTGTGCTGAAAATCCTTGATTGTACTATATcctgcagtgctgctgctgctgccctcatGTGCAAGGCCTGCTGCAATCGTCTGCCACGACAGTACTGCCATGACTGTGCCACAGTCCTCTGTGAGTTCTGTAAAGGGGAGGGCCACCTCCAAGAAGGCCATACCGTTCAACCGATTAGGGTGGCTGCTGAACAGCGTCGTAAAGAACTGGGTGGCAAGATGTCTGCTTTGCGCAACATTATGGGTGAtattcagaagaagaagacatctGTTGAAAGCATCTCCAAGGCTTTGAGATTAAAATACCGTGCCGTGCAGCAGGACTACTCTACTGCTGAACTATGTTTTCAAGAGGAGCTCAGCAGGGCTCGAAGGACATTCACTGCTTCCATGACAGAAGTAGAGAAACTCAATGGGCAGGTCCTGGAGGAGCAAACATATCTTCTTAACATTGCAGAGGTAAAGCTGGTATCACGCTATGATTATCTCACAATGAGGGTGAGGCAGAGTGATATTGCCTTACTTAAGGACGACGGTGGGGGCAGCGACGATGAGGATCTGGATCTGAGGAGCAGCTTGCCCACCACGTTTCAGTTGCAAGAGCCAGAACTAGTCCAAGCAGAGCACTCCAAGCCCTTACAAGTGGGCCACTTGGCCACAAATACTTATACTGTCAATACAGACCATGAGGAGAGTGGGTTAGAGATTGGACTTGAGGGTGATGTAGAGGGTGTAGCTGGGGCAGCAGGGGCCACTAGTGGAGCAATGGAGGCTCGAGTGGATATTTACCGAGATATTGACATGACTACAGTTGTAGAGGAGGCCATATATGGTTCACCAGGCAGCTTCAAGTCAAAGTCCTTGGATGCAGCTGGAGGATCACCTAGAGGAACCGAGGCAAGTGCAGGGCCCCCAGTCTGCCAGTATTTGAAGAAGATGGGCTCTAAGGGAACTCTACCTGGTATGTTTAATTTACCTGTCAGCATCTGTGTAACATCACAAGGTGAGGTGCTAGTGACCGACCGTGGAAACTACCGTGTCCAGATCTTTAATCGCAAAGGCTTCCATCGTGAAATTCGCCGCAATGCCAGTAGCATTGACAACTTTGTCCTGAGCTTCCTTGGGGCTGACTTGCCTAATCTTATCCCCCTGTCCATTGCTGTCACTAATCAAGGTCTGATTGGGGTCACTGATAGCTATGATAACTCTGTTAAAGTCTACACAATGGATGGACACTGTGTGGCTTGTCACAAGAACCAACTGATTAAACCCTGGGGTATTACTGCCATGCCATCAGGCCAGTTTGTGGTGTCAGATGTGGAAGGTGGTAAGTTGTGGTGTTTAGCAGTGGATCGCAGTGCGGGCGTGGTGAGTTGCAGCAGACTGTGCTCTGCTGTCAGGCCAAAGTTTGTGACATGCGATGCAGCTGGAACTGTTTACTTCACCCAGGGGCTGGCACTGAACTTTGAAAAACGTCACAATGAGCCCCACCTGGAGGGTGGCTTCTCCATTGGTTCAGTGGGTACTGATGGCCAGCTGGGCAAGCAGCTCAGCCATTTCTTCTCAGAGGCAGAGGACTTCCGCTGTATCACTGGCATGTGTGTGGATGCCAATGGAGATTTGCTGGTAACAGACAGTGGCAGGAGAGAAATTCTCCAATTTCCCAAAGAGGGTGGATTCAAAATTCTCATCCAGGATGGGCTGACCTGCCCTGTGGGAGTGGCCACCACCCAGAAAGGACAGCTGCTGGTGCTGGATTGTTGGGACCACTGTATCAAAGTGTTCTCTTACATTCAGAGGAGGCATTCTTCCATTTCTTAG